In the Gorilla gorilla gorilla isolate KB3781 chromosome 10, NHGRI_mGorGor1-v2.1_pri, whole genome shotgun sequence genome, one interval contains:
- the LOC101140090 gene encoding small ribosomal subunit protein uS19-like, translating into MAEVEQKKRTFRKLTYRGTDLDQLLDVSCEQLTQLYSACQRRQVNPGLRRKQHSLLKRLRKAKKEAPPMEKPEVVKTHLRDMIILPEMVGSMVGVYNGKTFNQVEIKPEMIGHYLGEFSITYKLVKHCRPGIGATHSSRFIPLK; encoded by the coding sequence ATGGCCGAGGTAGAGCAGAAGAAGCGAACCTTCCGCAAACTCACCTACCGCGGCACAGACTTGGACCAGCTGCTGGACGTGTCCTGCGAGCAGCTGACGCAGCTGTACAGTGCGTGCCAGCGGCGGCAAGTGAACCCGGGCCTGCGCCGGAAACAGCACTCGCTGCTGAAGCGCCTGCGCAAGGCCAAGAAGGAGGCACCGCCCATGGAGAAGCCGGAAGTGGTGAAGACGCACCTGCGGGACATGATCATCCTGCCCGAGATGGTGGGCAGCATGGTGGGCGTCTACAACGGCAAGACCTTCAACCAGGTGGAGATCAAGCCGGAGATGATCGGTCACTACCTGGGCGAGTTCTCCATCACCTACAAGCTGGTGAAGCACTGCCGGCCCGGCATCGGGGCCACCCACTCCTCCCGCTTCATTCCCCTCAAGTAG